Proteins encoded within one genomic window of Triticum aestivum cultivar Chinese Spring chromosome 2D, IWGSC CS RefSeq v2.1, whole genome shotgun sequence:
- the LOC123048256 gene encoding cytochrome P450 99A2: MELTGATLFIVSLASVVILASFLSRKLAPSSKSRRPPGPWRLPLIGNLHQIVGAQPPVVLRDLAKKHGPVMYLRLGQVDTVVVSSRSAAEELLREKDLSFASRPNLLVAEISFYGNIDIAMTPYSAYWRTLRKICTVELLSERKVRQFSPVRDSETMSLVRNVREAAAASGGNPFNLGSLLISCSNSVTGKAVFGEKCSPELQEQFLSAMDVVLKLSGALCIGDLFPSLWFVDVLTGLRGRVWRARRQQDKALDKMISQSESKMRRGDHLLGVLLRIKDEGELDFPMEMDNVKAIIMDMFTAGTETTSSAAEWAMSELMRNPEVMAKAQAEVRRTFDDKNPQDHEEHIAELHYTKMVIKEAMRLYPVVPMLIPHVCRETCDLGGFEVTKGTRVMVNTWAFGRNPEYWHEPEEFKPERFEDGTATYKGSRFDYLPFGSGRRNCPGDNFGLAVLHLMVARLLYYFDWSLPAGVKPSELDMEMRVGMTLRRKNQLHLVATPYKACS; the protein is encoded by the exons ATGGAGTTAACAGGAGCCACATTATTCATCGTTTCTCTCGCCTCAGTGGTGATTCTAGCTTCCTTTCTGAGCCGCAAATTAGCACCAAGTTCCAAGAGTAGGCGGCCTCCGGGCCCATGGCGTCTGCCCTTGATCGGAAACCTCCACCAGATCGTCGGGGCCCAGCCGCCGGTCGTACTCCGGGACCTGGCCAAGAAGCACGGGCCGGTCATGTACCTTCGGCTGGGCCAGGTCGACACCGTCGTGGTCTCCTCGCGGTCGGCCGCAGAGGAGCTGCTGCGGGAGAAGGACCTCTCCTTCGCGTCGCGGCCCAACCTTCTGGTCGCGGAGATCAGCTTCTACGGCAACATCGACATCGCCATGACTCCGTACAGCGCGTACTGGCGGACGCTGCGCAAGATCTGCACCGTCGAGCTCCTCAGCGAGCGCAAGGTGAGGCAGTTCTCGCCGGTGAGGGACAGCGAGACCATGTCCCTCGTTAGGAACGTCcgcgaggccgccgccgcctcgggtggcAACCCATTCAACCTCGGCAGCCTGCTAATTTCATGCTCCAACTCGGTGACCGGGAAGGCGGTGTTCGGGGAGAAGTGCAGCCCCGAGCTCCAGGAGCAATTTCTGTCGGCCATGGATGTGGTGCTTAAGCTCAGCGGGGCGCTCTGCATCGGGGACCTCTTCCCGTCGCTGTGGTTCGTCGACGTGCTCACCGGGCTCAGAGGCAGGGTATGGCGGGCCCGCCGGCAGCAGGACAAGGCCCTGGACAAGATGATCTCTCAGTCCGAGTCCAAGATGCGGCGGGGTGATCACCTTCTCGGCGTTTTGCTTAGGATCAAGGACGAGGGAGAGCTTGACTTCCCCATGGAAATGGATAACGTCAAGGCAATCATAATG GATATGTTCACGGCTGGGACGGAGACAACATCATCAGCAGCCGAGTGGGCCATGTCGGAGCTCATGAGGAACCCTGAGGTGATGGCCAAGGCACAGGCTGAGGTGCGCCGAACATTCGACGATAAGAACCCACAAGATCATGAGGAACACATTGCGGAGCTACACTACACAAAGATGGTAATCAAGGAGGCCATGAGGCTATATCCAGTGGTGCCAATGTTAATCCCCCATGTCTGCCGAGAGACCTGCGACCTTGGCGGGTTTGAGGTCACCAAGGGTACAAGGGTTATGGTCAATACCTGGGCTTTCGGTAGGAACCCCGAGTACTGGCATGAGCCTGAGGAGTTCAAGCCAGAGAGGTTCGAGGACGGCACCGCAACCTACAAAGGATCGCGGTTTGACTACTTGCCATTCGGGAGCGGGAGGAGGAACTGCCCCGGTGATAACTTCGGTTTGGCCGTGCTGCACCTCATGGTGGCACGGCTCCTATACTATTTTGACTGGAGCCTCCCTGCCGGTGTGAAGCCGAGTGAGCTGGACATGGAAATGAGGGTTGGCATGACCTTAAGGAGAAAGAACCAACTGCACCTAGTGGCAACACCGTATAAGGCATGCAGTTGA